The following are encoded together in the Flavobacteriales bacterium genome:
- a CDS encoding polysaccharide export protein, whose protein sequence is MKIRSAVLLLLLSLIVLLSQSCITRKDISYFQDISDTLSTQTIGQNFEATLQSGDLLSIHVTSLSKEASSFFNVVGENTDQQVANTYLVDALGNIEMPLIGTVKVAGKTTQIAKGEIKDLLEKYLNNPTVNLRIRNFKVTVLGEVQNPGVYTIPNEKITLVEALGLAGDMTIFARRVNVLVIREESGKREFMKLDLTSKGFFESEYYYLHSNDILYVEPGKGKFASADAWYKILPIVFSGLTALGLFLSRVSFQ, encoded by the coding sequence ATGAAAATCCGCTCGGCAGTCCTACTTTTGCTGTTGTCCCTTATCGTATTGCTTTCTCAATCTTGCATTACGCGAAAAGACATCTCTTACTTCCAAGATATTTCAGACACATTGTCCACACAAACAATTGGTCAGAATTTTGAAGCCACCCTACAGTCTGGAGACCTTCTCTCCATTCATGTTACCAGCCTGAGTAAAGAGGCCAGTAGTTTTTTCAATGTCGTTGGTGAAAATACCGACCAACAAGTGGCCAATACGTATTTGGTAGATGCACTCGGAAACATTGAAATGCCGCTGATTGGTACCGTGAAAGTTGCTGGTAAAACAACGCAAATTGCGAAAGGCGAAATCAAGGACTTGCTAGAAAAGTATTTGAATAATCCGACAGTAAACCTAAGAATCAGGAACTTCAAAGTCACCGTATTGGGCGAGGTACAAAACCCTGGTGTCTATACAATTCCGAATGAAAAAATCACCTTAGTAGAAGCCTTAGGATTGGCTGGGGATATGACCATCTTTGCTAGAAGAGTCAATGTTTTGGTCATCAGGGAAGAAAGTGGTAAGCGAGAATTCATGAAACTTGACCTAACCTCGAAAGGATTTTTCGAGTCAGAATATTACTACCTACACAGCAACGATATTCTGTATGTCGAACCAGGAAAAGGCAAGTTTGCCTCGGCCGATGCTTGGTATAAGATTTTGCCGATTGTGTTCAGTGGTCTCACAGCGCTTGGGCTTTTCCTATCAAGAGTCAGTTTCCAATAA
- a CDS encoding cupin domain-containing protein, translating into METSHGGTQKRFFISKDDLPNALTQIAYGTFQMGESCPMHKHQTMDEYFYFIKGHGTYLIDDEVVETEPCMLVNIPAESNHQLLANKNESLEFIYWGVAKTN; encoded by the coding sequence ATGGAAACGTCACATGGAGGAACCCAAAAGCGGTTTTTTATCTCGAAAGACGATTTACCCAACGCATTGACACAGATTGCCTACGGAACTTTTCAAATGGGCGAAAGTTGCCCTATGCACAAACATCAAACTATGGATGAATACTTCTATTTCATCAAAGGCCATGGGACCTACTTGATTGACGATGAAGTGGTGGAAACAGAACCGTGTATGCTTGTGAATATTCCAGCAGAATCTAACCACCAGTTATTGGCAAACAAAAATGAATCTCTAGAATTCATCTATTGGGGAGTAGCAAAAACCAATTAA
- a CDS encoding polysaccharide biosynthesis tyrosine autokinase, whose protein sequence is MSDIQSPYRSEEDELDLGKAFQLILENWKLFIVFIPFGLVLAVGYVWYAHPVFQMQATVLVEDEGNDISQSILDEVGVLGKKRNIENEIAILSSRSMMERALTLEDRGVDYSVNLGLRKRDLYEELPFQLDYVLSENVPQTFQINVLVRDEDNSAEVTFSFINPKSKEETEFVNDIQFGEGLDNELGHFRFNKTDFFEKMVVGDTALSRDYELTVSSIDFLTTLYLENLKVEEAREKASILRLTLEDNVPQRGEDLLDAILNVYIQDNIQKKNQLASNSLKFIENQLQIITKELGTIEGDIKHYKSSSGITDVSEEAGFFLAQVGQLDRSMSELNVKLSIIDYLEEYIKSDQSLDNASPSSLGLTDPLLTSLIVTLSELSAERQSLLGFTKQDNPLIASIDTKIRETKEALIKNMSSIRGSFLASKEELQKQLTKVEAKVSLLPKAEYELLALQRQYTIKESLYLLLLEKKSENSILLASTISDNMVLDKARSSDKPISPKKNIIYLLGLLVGFGIPLGYILLLLLFDNRIKSLDDLKRTTQIPFLGIIPHNGEAEYLVVRDNNNSPIAEAFRSIRTNLNFLVTGNNSSKDEGQRIIQVTSAMGSEGKSFFSINLAASLALGGSRTIVVGLDLRKPRLAEYFKVSNTVGASSVLAGLTELKEAVKHSGQENLDILVGGPVPPNPSELLMGEGLATLLNNLSKEYDYVVIDTPPIGLVTDSLIIAERATTTIYVVRQGATNSSTLQYTNDLYKSKKIRSLSIVLNDVKRSRFGYGYGYGYGYGYGYAEEADSKWSWNSLFGRK, encoded by the coding sequence ATGTCGGACATTCAATCACCGTACCGCTCTGAAGAAGACGAGTTAGACCTAGGAAAGGCGTTCCAGCTTATTCTAGAAAACTGGAAGCTTTTTATTGTATTCATTCCGTTCGGACTTGTCTTAGCCGTGGGATATGTTTGGTACGCTCATCCCGTATTTCAGATGCAGGCAACTGTTTTGGTTGAGGATGAGGGCAATGATATATCTCAAAGTATTTTGGATGAGGTAGGTGTACTTGGCAAAAAAAGAAATATTGAAAATGAGATTGCAATTCTTTCATCAAGAAGCATGATGGAAAGAGCTTTGACTCTTGAAGACCGAGGGGTAGATTATTCAGTCAACTTAGGGCTCAGAAAGCGAGACCTTTATGAAGAACTGCCTTTCCAATTGGATTATGTTCTTTCAGAAAACGTTCCTCAAACGTTCCAAATAAATGTGTTGGTAAGAGATGAAGATAATAGCGCAGAAGTCACCTTTTCATTCATCAATCCAAAGAGCAAGGAAGAAACCGAATTCGTGAATGACATTCAATTTGGGGAAGGATTAGACAATGAACTTGGGCATTTCCGTTTTAACAAAACCGACTTTTTTGAGAAGATGGTTGTTGGCGATACGGCTCTTAGTCGAGATTATGAACTTACAGTTAGCAGCATTGATTTTCTAACAACTCTATACCTCGAAAACCTCAAAGTGGAGGAAGCTCGTGAAAAGGCTAGCATCTTGAGGTTAACACTTGAAGACAATGTTCCTCAAAGAGGTGAGGACTTACTCGATGCGATTTTAAACGTTTATATCCAAGACAATATTCAGAAGAAAAATCAACTTGCTTCCAACTCCCTCAAATTCATCGAGAATCAGCTTCAAATCATCACAAAGGAACTTGGAACAATTGAAGGGGACATTAAGCACTATAAAAGTAGCTCTGGCATTACTGATGTTAGTGAAGAAGCAGGGTTCTTTCTTGCACAAGTTGGTCAGTTAGATCGCTCCATGTCAGAACTCAATGTAAAACTAAGCATCATTGATTATTTAGAGGAATATATTAAAAGTGACCAAAGTTTAGACAATGCATCCCCTTCAAGTTTAGGATTAACTGACCCACTTCTTACCAGTCTTATCGTTACATTAAGTGAACTTTCAGCTGAGCGACAGAGTCTGTTGGGTTTTACCAAACAGGATAACCCGCTCATTGCCTCAATTGACACCAAAATTCGAGAAACAAAAGAGGCTTTGATCAAGAATATGTCCAGCATTAGGGGTAGTTTCTTAGCTTCTAAAGAAGAGCTGCAAAAGCAGCTGACTAAAGTGGAGGCGAAGGTTAGCCTGTTGCCTAAAGCCGAGTATGAATTATTGGCATTGCAACGTCAGTACACGATAAAGGAAAGTCTGTATCTATTGCTGCTGGAAAAAAAATCTGAGAACTCCATCCTTCTCGCTTCGACTATTTCTGACAACATGGTGCTCGATAAGGCACGTAGTTCCGACAAGCCTATCAGTCCAAAAAAGAACATCATTTATCTTTTAGGATTACTTGTTGGTTTCGGAATTCCTCTTGGTTATATCTTGCTTCTTCTCCTTTTTGATAATCGGATTAAAAGTCTGGATGACCTTAAACGAACGACACAGATTCCATTTTTAGGAATTATTCCACACAACGGAGAGGCTGAATATTTAGTTGTTAGAGACAACAACAACTCTCCTATTGCTGAAGCATTTCGTTCTATTCGCACTAACCTTAATTTTCTTGTTACCGGTAACAACAGCTCTAAGGATGAGGGTCAACGGATTATTCAAGTTACATCAGCCATGGGTTCGGAAGGAAAGTCTTTCTTTTCAATCAATCTGGCTGCTTCACTGGCTTTGGGGGGAAGTAGAACTATTGTTGTTGGGCTCGATCTGAGAAAACCACGACTCGCAGAGTATTTTAAAGTTTCTAACACGGTTGGTGCCTCTTCTGTTTTGGCTGGTTTAACTGAACTGAAAGAAGCAGTAAAGCACTCCGGCCAAGAGAATTTGGACATATTAGTAGGTGGGCCAGTACCTCCAAACCCGTCAGAACTTCTTATGGGAGAAGGGCTAGCCACACTACTCAATAACCTTTCTAAAGAATACGATTATGTCGTAATTGACACCCCACCCATTGGACTGGTTACTGATAGCCTTATAATTGCTGAGCGCGCCACAACTACAATTTATGTTGTTAGGCAGGGAGCCACCAATAGCTCCACACTTCAGTATACAAATGATCTATATAAGTCGAAAAAAATCAGAAGTCTCTCCATTGTACTAAATGACGTGAAGCGTTCACGATTTGGTTATGGATATGGGTACGGATATGGCTATGGATATGGATATGCTGAAGAGGCTGATTCTAAATGGAGTTGGAATTCTTTGTTCGGTCGTAAGTAA